The Desulfuromonas sp. genomic sequence CCCCTGCAAGGGAGCGGTTTCTTTGGTTCGTTTCTTTATCGCTCAATAAAGAAATGAACCCGGCTGCCGGGCCGGGACCCGGCGGTTCTTCCTGTCTTCAGCCTTCTGTCTTCAGGGGACACTTCCCTGAGATTCGGGTCGTGTCCCCATCAACTTTTCGACTCCGTTTGGCAATCCATTGATGATTTTGACTCACCCCGTTGCTCTTGAGGTCGCTGCCGCTCGCGCGTTCACTGAACCGTAGCCCGACCGCAACCGCCACGGAGGCATGCCGCGTTTGCCTCAAGGCAAACTCCCCGGCAACACAGTTGAACAGAAATAATTCAGACCGCACAAAAAAGCCCCCGGCCAGGGAGCCGTTTTCTGCATACTCTTTTATGGCTCAATAAAAGAGTATGGCGGAGTGCGCGGCCGAGACCGCGCGGTTCTTTCTGTTTTCAGTCTTCAGGGGGAGACTTCCCTGAAGTTCGGATCGTGTCCCTATCCCAAACAAAACAAATCAAGGTCGCCGGTATCGCCCGGCTTGCTCCTTACTTTTCTTGCTTGTCCAAGAAAAGTAAGCAAAAGAAGACACCCCAGCTCACCCGCCTGATGATCAGGTTCCCTCACTGCGCCGATTTTAATCCGTCAGTCACTGTCGTTCCCTGAACGCCGGATTAAAATCCGCTCGTTCGGCGGTCTTACATGGGGCCCCGGGAAAAGCAGTGGGAACAGTCAAAGACAAAGGAGTTCTCATTCCCGGATCCGGCATCTTACTGACAACTGACAACTGACAACTGACAACTGACAACTGACAACTTTTAATCCCGACTCTTTTTCTCCTGCATGATCCGCTGGCGGTCGCGGCCGACGGTTTCGTACTGCATGACGATCCTCAGCGTCTTCTCCGGAACGAGGAAGAGAAACTTCACATCGTCATAGTCCGGCTGTCCCTTTTTGGTACTCCGGTTGCCGGAGAAGGCGAACCCCTCTTTCGGGATGCCGAGCAGATTACTCTTCATCTCGCCGTCACGATCTTCGTCATGAAACATGCTGATCGCGTATTCGCCGTAGGCGAGGGGGTCGATTTCCACCCGGCAGACCCGGTTGTTGATCTCCCGGTGGATATTCAGGATCGCCGCCTGCGGATCTTCCGGGAACCCATGGCGGCCGGAGAATAACGAGATAAAAAGTTCGCCGGCGTCGTTGCGCAGGCCGCTGATCTCGAGGACCAGTTTGCCGCTGCCCTGCGGCAGTCCGCCCGGCCGAGTGGGCGTTTTTTGCGCACAGGACGAGACCAAAAAGATTAAAAATAAATAAAATAATAATTGCTGCAAAATCCTTGTAATCGTCCTTATAGTATCCATATTGATATAATTGATTGCTGAAGTTTTATCAGATGTTAGAATTTAACATCCCATTCCAAGCAGGGGTTTCCGATGAAAAAAACAAGTCTGTTACTGCTCGCCCTTTTGCTGGTCGGCTGCACCATGCGGATGGCCGCTTATGCACCGCACAGGATCGACAACGCCGATCATCGCGCCGTCAAAACCAACCAGGAATGCCTCGAGTGTCACGATATCAGCAAACAGAAGGACCACCAGGCCGATGACAACTGCATGCGCTGCCATCGTATTGTAAGAGGAGTCTGAAATGAAAGTAAAATCGTTGCTGGCAATCTCCGCCCTGTTCCTGCTGGCGGCCTGCGGACCGATCATCGGTCAGGCGATGGTCGCGTCGAACGGCGTCAAGGATTTCAAGGTTGTAAAAGGCAACCTCGCCGACCTCCGGGCCGGGCAGAAACTGCTCGTCGTCGCTCCGTTTGCGACCACCCCTGAATCGTTTTATATCTGCCGCGGTGAGGATGCCTCGGTGTTCGTTGATTCATTTAACGGAACCGGGCTATTCAGCGCCGATTTCCATATGACCGGCCAGTTCGAGGACAACGGCCCGCTGATTGTCGCACTGAAAAAATCATCACCCGAGGCGATCCGCTCGAAACTTGAGCTCGCCGCCGCCCCGGATCTTCTTCTGACCGGCACCATCGTCAGCCGCGAGACCGTCGCCGCCCCGGCCAAGGGGATTGTCATGAAGGTCACCTACCGGCTCGAATTTACCGATCTCAAGTCGGGCAAGACCACCGTCGTCGAAGTTGACGTACAGGATTATTTCCAGGAATGCATCCCGACCGTCGTCAAGGAGTTGATGAAGCGGATTTCCGGATAAAAGAGGCTGTGAGGGGTGAGAGTAAAAGGGGAAACACCTGCCTGAAATCACGAAAGCATAAATGACAGGCTTTAAACCAATCTTTCCTCAACGCAAAGACGCAGGCTGACGGCGCAGAGAGAAGCAAAAGCCCGGAACAATAACTGTTTTGACCCTGCTGTTCTCTCCCCCTCTGCGCCTCTCCGTTTAAACCTCTTTCACGACTGACTCCTCACTTTCACCTGACTCCTCACTTTCACCCAACTCCTGACACCTTCCTCCTGACGGCACTCTTTTGCACGATTTTCTTTGCACCTCTGCCTCTTTGCGTTAAAGTAGTTTTTATTTTTCCGAGGAAGCCGCATGGGTTACCGCAATCTGCAACAGGCCGTCTCCGATCTCGAGCAACACGGCAAGCTGATCCGCATCGACAGCGCCATCGATCCGCACCTTGAAGCGGGAGCGATCCAGCGACGGGTCTACGCCGCCGGCGGGCCGGCGCTGCTCTTCACCAACGTCACAGGCTGCGCCTTCCCGCTGCTCGGCAACCTGTTCGGCACCCTCGAGCGGACCCGCTTCCTCTTCCGCGACACCCTGCCGGTGATCGAGAAGATGGTCGCCTGCAAGATCAATCCGGCGGCGGCGCTGAAGAACCCGTTGCAGCTGCCCGGTCTCGGCCGCGCCGCCCTCAACCTGCTGCCGAAGAAGACCGGCAGCGGCCCGATCCTCACCCATTCGACCAGCGTCGACCAGCTGCCGCAGCTGGTTTCATGGCCGGACGACGGCGGCGCCTTCATCACCCTGCCGCAGGTCTACAGCGAGAGCCCGGGCGGCGGTGGCTTCCGCAGCTCCAATCTCGGCATGTACCGGGTTCAACTCTCCGGTAACGATTATATTCCGAATCAGGAGGTCGGCCTGCACTACCAGATTCACCGCGGTATTGGCGTCCATCATGCCGAAGCGGTCGAAACCGGACAACCGCTGCCGGTCAATATCTTTGTCGGCGGGCCGCCGAGCCTGACCGTGGCGGCGGTGATGCCGCTGCCGGAGGGGATGCCGGAACTCTCCTTTGCCGGCCTGCTCGGCGGCCACCGGATGCCGATGGTGACCCGTCCGGGCGGACTACCGATCCCGGCCGAAGCCGACTTCTGCCTCGTCGGCAGCATCGACCCGGCGATGACCAAAGCGGAAGGACCGTTCGGCGATCACCTCGGCTATTACAGCCTGGCCCACGACTTCCCGGTGGTCAAAATCGAGCAGGTCTGGCACCGGCCCGGCGCGATCTGGCCCTTTACCACGGTCGGTCGGCCGCCGCAGGAGGATACCAGCTTCGGCGCTTTCATCCACGAATTGACCGGCGAGCTGATTCCCGATGTTCTGCCGGGAGTCCGGGCGGTTCATGCCGTCGACGCCGCCGGCGTCCATCCGCTACTGCTGGCGATCGGCAGTGAGCGTTACACGCCGTATGAGCAGACAGCCGAACCGAAGGAGCTGCTGACCCAGGCTTCGGCAATCCTCGGCAACGGCCAGCTCTCCCTCGCCAAGTACCTGATGATGACCGATGATGAGCAGCTCGATATTCATAATATCCCGGCGTTCTTCCGCCACGTCCTCGAGCGTGCCGACTGGCGCCGCGACCTCCATTTCACCACCCGCACCACCGTCGACACCCTCGACTATTCCGGCCACGCCCTCAATCTCGGCTCGAAGCTGACGATTGCCGCCGCCGGCCCGGCGGTTCGCAAGCTGCCGCAAGATCTGCCGGACGCACTCCGGCTGCCGGCCGGCTTCGAACGGCCACGGATGGTCGCCCCCGGCATCATGGCGATCAACGGGCCAAAGGCGACCGCCGCCCGGGGCGCCAGCGATCCGGCGATCGAGACGTTCTGCGCCGCTATCGATAGCGCCGATCCGATCAACGATTTCCCGCTGCTTGTCATCGTCGATGACAGCGACTTTGTCGCCGCCGATTTCGCCAACTTCCTGTGGGCGGTCTTCACCCGCTCGAACCCGGCGACCGACGTCTACGGCATCGGCGCTTCAACGATCAGCAAGCACTGGGGCTGCACCGGCGCCCTGGTCATCGATGCCCGGATCAAGCCGCACCACGCGCCGCCGCTGATTGATGATCCGGCGGTCGAAAAAAAGGTCGACGCCCTCGGCGCCAGCGGCCAGCCGCTGCACGGCATTATCTGATTAATAAATAAGGTTGTTCGCAGATTAGAGTGAATACAACATTAGACTCCCTCTTTGGTTTGTCCGGGACACGACCCGAAGCCCAGGGAAATGTCCCTTGATTTCTTTGACTGTTCCCACTGCTTTTCCCGGGGCCCCATGTAAGACCGCCGAGCGAGCGGATTTTAAT encodes the following:
- a CDS encoding 3-octaprenyl-4-hydroxybenzoate carboxy-lyase; this translates as MGYRNLQQAVSDLEQHGKLIRIDSAIDPHLEAGAIQRRVYAAGGPALLFTNVTGCAFPLLGNLFGTLERTRFLFRDTLPVIEKMVACKINPAAALKNPLQLPGLGRAALNLLPKKTGSGPILTHSTSVDQLPQLVSWPDDGGAFITLPQVYSESPGGGGFRSSNLGMYRVQLSGNDYIPNQEVGLHYQIHRGIGVHHAEAVETGQPLPVNIFVGGPPSLTVAAVMPLPEGMPELSFAGLLGGHRMPMVTRPGGLPIPAEADFCLVGSIDPAMTKAEGPFGDHLGYYSLAHDFPVVKIEQVWHRPGAIWPFTTVGRPPQEDTSFGAFIHELTGELIPDVLPGVRAVHAVDAAGVHPLLLAIGSERYTPYEQTAEPKELLTQASAILGNGQLSLAKYLMMTDDEQLDIHNIPAFFRHVLERADWRRDLHFTTRTTVDTLDYSGHALNLGSKLTIAAAGPAVRKLPQDLPDALRLPAGFERPRMVAPGIMAINGPKATAARGASDPAIETFCAAIDSADPINDFPLLVIVDDSDFVAADFANFLWAVFTRSNPATDVYGIGASTISKHWGCTGALVIDARIKPHHAPPLIDDPAVEKKVDALGASGQPLHGII